From the genome of Armatimonadota bacterium, one region includes:
- a CDS encoding amylo-alpha-1,6-glucosidase — MAKSDAMQVENAEVLVEEAFAKAKIVLDKCSTPNGIFASPTYYNAVYARDALIASLGGLVSGEERFLRQWLKTMDTLMDRQSTSGQIPNCVDTFIPSRPRLVAFGAADASLWFILTLAYAERLLGTEFSEFHQAAERALVWLEYQDAHEEGLIEQQEATDWMDITANRGHVLYTNVLWFAVLELRRDIKKAHLVREAINGFLWNDEKGYFLPWSWKQERGEWFDTTANAFAIAFGLADPEQTESILNYLFKRRLDEPYPVRAIHPPIKPGDKDWRDYYITEHELNKPNQYHNGGIWPWVGGLYVAALVRAGHMERAKETLVRLAVANKLGREQEWEFNEWLHGITGEPRGAAYQAWSSGMYLYAYSCVKEGHEPVFSMLESKECQLWHNTNLGNQNP; from the coding sequence ATGGCAAAATCAGACGCTATGCAGGTCGAGAATGCTGAAGTTTTAGTTGAGGAAGCATTTGCCAAGGCGAAAATTGTACTTGACAAGTGTTCAACGCCAAATGGGATTTTTGCTTCTCCCACATACTACAATGCCGTTTATGCTCGCGATGCCCTAATCGCTTCTCTTGGAGGGCTGGTTTCAGGTGAGGAGCGGTTTCTTCGTCAATGGTTGAAGACTATGGATACCCTAATGGATAGGCAGTCAACAAGCGGCCAGATACCTAATTGCGTGGATACATTTATCCCGTCGCGTCCAAGGCTTGTGGCTTTTGGGGCAGCCGATGCTTCACTCTGGTTTATCCTAACACTTGCTTATGCGGAGCGACTTCTTGGAACCGAATTCTCGGAATTCCACCAGGCGGCAGAGCGCGCGCTGGTGTGGCTGGAGTATCAGGATGCTCACGAGGAAGGTTTAATTGAACAGCAAGAGGCAACCGACTGGATGGATATCACTGCCAATCGTGGGCATGTTCTCTATACGAACGTTCTGTGGTTTGCGGTCCTGGAGTTGAGGCGCGATATTAAGAAAGCGCATCTTGTTCGTGAAGCAATAAATGGGTTTCTTTGGAATGATGAGAAAGGTTATTTTCTTCCTTGGTCATGGAAACAAGAACGCGGAGAGTGGTTTGATACTACAGCAAACGCATTTGCCATAGCATTTGGCCTTGCAGATCCTGAGCAGACTGAAAGCATCCTCAATTACTTGTTCAAGCGCCGACTGGATGAGCCTTATCCGGTTAGAGCAATTCATCCTCCAATTAAGCCAGGAGATAAAGATTGGCGCGATTATTATATAACCGAGCACGAGCTGAATAAGCCGAATCAGTATCATAATGGGGGCATATGGCCTTGGGTTGGTGGACTTTACGTTGCCGCTCTTGTTCGGGCAGGACATATGGAGCGAGCTAAAGAAACGCTTGTTCGGTTGGCGGTGGCAAACAAACTAGGCCGCGAACAAGAGTGGGAGTTCAACGAATGGCTTCATGGCATTACTGGCGAACCAAGAGGAGCGGCATACCAAGCATGGTCATCTGGAATGTATTTGTATGCTTATTCATGTGTTAAAGAAGGTCATGAACCTGTCTTTTCAATGCTCGAATCCAAGGAATGCCAGCTCTGGCATAACACAAACCTCGGCAATCAAAACCCATAA
- a CDS encoding glycosyltransferase family 4 protein: MKILLLYEYPPPPAGLATQGDLLYRGLRELGADCMPAPRSGSLQKEWLYKCYKPDVVIGVGWWGQLPELVMHPQRFGIQAVPWLVADGWVANYQDVLNALPLILTTSKWVAETYTRDGVSPERMVVQPIGCDIDSFRPLPKEDKYVKAVREVLGVRDDEKLILTIGGDGASKGSQEMMRALAKIDNEYPNWRYVCKVWSQERTERQTKIDLALAEELGIRHKVLYVDGVLSREFMPYLYNACDIYAGPSRQEGFGMPHVEAQACGKPVLSVNAMGIKETVIHGETGFMAKVGEWVSITEGEVGPKEGFPEQRVIKFAKPKLIAVRADVEDLAKYALRLLADDNLRGEMGATARKHVEKNFDYRDVARRILELVSTKLSLPMAA, translated from the coding sequence ATGAAAATCCTATTGCTCTATGAGTACCCACCGCCTCCGGCTGGACTCGCTACGCAAGGGGATTTGCTTTACCGCGGTCTTCGCGAACTAGGCGCGGATTGTATGCCAGCGCCGAGATCCGGCTCTCTGCAAAAGGAGTGGCTCTACAAATGCTATAAGCCAGATGTGGTTATAGGCGTTGGCTGGTGGGGACAATTGCCTGAGCTTGTGATGCATCCGCAAAGATTTGGCATACAAGCAGTTCCATGGCTTGTAGCAGATGGGTGGGTTGCCAACTATCAGGATGTGCTGAATGCTTTACCCCTAATACTTACTACAAGCAAATGGGTAGCCGAAACCTATACGAGAGACGGTGTTTCACCTGAGCGCATGGTTGTTCAACCAATTGGCTGTGACATAGACTCATTCCGGCCCCTTCCAAAGGAGGATAAATATGTGAAGGCAGTTCGGGAGGTTCTAGGGGTCAGGGATGATGAGAAGCTGATACTTACAATTGGTGGTGATGGGGCAAGTAAAGGGAGTCAGGAGATGATGAGAGCACTTGCCAAGATTGATAATGAATATCCAAATTGGCGATATGTCTGCAAAGTTTGGTCCCAGGAGCGCACAGAAAGACAGACCAAGATTGACCTAGCTCTTGCAGAAGAACTTGGTATAAGACATAAAGTTCTGTATGTTGATGGTGTTTTGTCTCGCGAATTCATGCCCTATCTTTATAATGCTTGTGATATCTATGCCGGTCCAAGCCGCCAGGAAGGCTTTGGCATGCCACATGTAGAGGCCCAAGCGTGCGGAAAACCTGTGTTGAGCGTGAACGCAATGGGCATAAAAGAAACAGTAATCCATGGCGAGACCGGCTTTATGGCTAAAGTGGGAGAATGGGTTTCAATTACAGAAGGGGAGGTTGGCCCCAAAGAAGGTTTTCCAGAGCAGCGAGTCATTAAGTTCGCAAAGCCCAAACTGATCGCAGTGCGTGCAGATGTGGAAGATTTGGCAAAATATGCCTTACGCCTCTTAGCCGATGATAATTTGCGCGGGGAGATGGGTGCAACTGCTAGGAAGCATGTGGAGAAAAACTTTGATTATCGGGATGTTGCAAGGCGAATATTAGAGTTGGTCAGCACAAAGCTTTCCCTGCCAATGGCCGCATGA